A stretch of Meiothermus sp. QL-1 DNA encodes these proteins:
- a CDS encoding nucleotide pyrophosphohydrolase: MEGSLTFKEAQRLVDEWIGQFKEGYFPPLLMLARLTEELGEVARVLAHRHGKKPKPGEEEGDLSMELADLLFVLLSLANREGIDLEEAFLKAMAKYRSRDSGRWTKKE; this comes from the coding sequence ATGGAAGGCAGCCTCACCTTCAAGGAAGCCCAGCGGCTGGTGGACGAATGGATTGGCCAGTTCAAGGAGGGCTACTTCCCTCCCCTCCTCATGCTGGCCCGCCTCACCGAGGAGCTGGGGGAGGTGGCCCGGGTCCTGGCCCACCGCCACGGCAAGAAGCCCAAACCCGGGGAGGAGGAAGGGGACTTGAGCATGGAGCTGGCCGACCTCCTCTTCGTCCTCCTCTCCCTGGCCAACCGGGAGGGGATTGACCTGGAGGAGGCCTTCCTGAAGGCCATGGCCAAGTACCGCTCCCGGGATAGCGGGCGCTGGACGAAAAAAGAATGA
- the leuB gene encoding 3-isopropylmalate dehydrogenase, whose translation MPKIALLPGDGIGPEVTHAAVEVLKAADGVFGLGLEFETFPFGGNAIDAHGEPFPEITRKGCLEADAILLGAIGGPKWDNVPRPIRPETGLLALRKAHGLYANLRPAKVLPGLEHLSPLKPEIARGVDVLVIRELTGGIYFGEPRGMSEAEAWNTERYSKPEVERIARVAFEAARKRRGQVCSVDKANVLEVGEFWRKTVDEVHQDYPDVALEHQYVDAMAMHLVTRPSRFDVVVTGNIFGDILSDLASVLPGSLGLLPSASLGEKTPLFEPVHGSAPDIAGKGIANPTAAILSAAMLLTYALNRPEAARAIEAAVAQALRQNPTPDLGGTARTEAFTRQVVAALAQARVG comes from the coding sequence ATGCCCAAGATCGCCCTGCTGCCCGGGGACGGTATTGGCCCTGAGGTGACCCACGCGGCGGTGGAGGTGCTCAAGGCCGCCGACGGGGTGTTCGGCCTGGGGCTGGAGTTCGAGACCTTTCCCTTTGGGGGCAACGCCATCGACGCCCACGGTGAACCCTTTCCCGAGATAACCCGCAAGGGCTGCTTAGAGGCCGACGCCATCCTGCTGGGGGCCATTGGCGGCCCCAAGTGGGACAACGTGCCCCGCCCCATCCGGCCCGAGACCGGCCTCCTGGCGCTGCGCAAGGCCCACGGGCTTTACGCCAACCTCCGGCCCGCCAAGGTGCTGCCGGGCCTGGAGCACCTCTCCCCCCTCAAGCCCGAGATTGCCCGGGGGGTGGACGTGCTGGTAATTCGCGAGCTCACCGGCGGCATCTACTTCGGCGAGCCCCGGGGCATGAGCGAGGCCGAGGCCTGGAATACCGAGCGCTACAGCAAGCCCGAGGTGGAGCGCATCGCCCGGGTGGCCTTCGAGGCCGCCCGCAAGCGGCGGGGCCAGGTCTGCAGCGTGGACAAGGCCAACGTGCTCGAGGTGGGCGAGTTCTGGCGCAAGACCGTGGACGAGGTGCACCAAGACTACCCCGACGTGGCCCTGGAGCACCAGTACGTGGACGCCATGGCCATGCACCTGGTCACCCGGCCCAGCCGCTTCGATGTGGTGGTGACCGGCAACATCTTCGGCGACATCCTCTCCGACCTCGCAAGCGTGCTGCCGGGCTCGCTGGGCCTGCTGCCCTCGGCCAGCCTGGGCGAGAAGACCCCCCTCTTCGAGCCTGTCCACGGCTCAGCCCCTGACATCGCCGGCAAGGGCATCGCCAACCCCACCGCGGCCATCCTCTCGGCGGCCATGCTGCTCACCTATGCGCTGAACCGCCCCGAAGCGGCCCGGGCCATAGAGGCGGCGGTGGCTCAGGCCCTGCGGCAAAACCCCACCCCCGACCTGGGCGGCACCGCCCGCACCGAGGCCTTCACCCGGCAGGTCGTTGCTGCCTTAGCCCAGGCAAGGGTGGGCTGA
- the leuD gene encoding 3-isopropylmalate dehydratase small subunit has product MLEPIRQVRGRAVYVPGDDIDTDRITPARYLKVVTFDGLGEALFRDERYNPDGSPKPHPLNDPRFQGASIMLVGANFGCGSSREHAPQAIYRAGFRALVGESFAEIFFGNATTLSMPCVRAAKADIQALAQAIEADPSLEVTVDLERLEVRYADRAFPVEMPPAARKALVEGRWDPIADLLEAAELIEEAHARLPKASLG; this is encoded by the coding sequence ATGCTAGAACCCATCCGGCAAGTGAGGGGACGCGCCGTATACGTCCCCGGCGACGACATAGACACCGACCGCATTACCCCAGCCCGTTACTTGAAGGTGGTCACCTTTGACGGGCTGGGCGAGGCTTTGTTTCGCGACGAGCGCTACAACCCCGACGGCAGCCCCAAGCCCCACCCCCTGAACGACCCCCGCTTCCAGGGGGCCTCGATCATGCTGGTGGGGGCCAACTTCGGCTGCGGCTCCTCGCGCGAGCACGCCCCCCAGGCCATCTACCGGGCGGGCTTCCGCGCTTTGGTGGGCGAGAGCTTCGCTGAGATCTTCTTCGGCAACGCCACCACCCTCTCCATGCCCTGCGTGCGGGCAGCCAAGGCCGACATCCAGGCCCTGGCCCAGGCCATCGAGGCGGACCCCAGCCTGGAGGTCACGGTGGACCTCGAGCGGCTCGAGGTGCGCTATGCCGACCGCGCCTTCCCCGTCGAGATGCCCCCTGCCGCCAGGAAAGCCCTGGTGGAGGGCCGCTGGGACCCCATCGCCGACCTGCTGGAGGCTGCCGAGCTGATCGAGGAGGCCCACGCCCGGCTGCCCAAGGCCAGCCTCGGCTGA
- a CDS encoding RNA methyltransferase, translating to MDWLRNIRVVLVGSQEPMNVGAVARAMQNFGLEDLWLVAPEPRVLEDLEKPPKDSLAYRLAVHAEEVLAGLKVATRLPEAVAEARLVVGTTVREREIYTGPLVGPRPMAEAVARVAPQGVVALVFGRETSGLTKEEIDLSQLIVRIPTSPKQPSLNLAQAVLILCYEVFCLAQTPPPPLPDPLAEREALERLFEDLREYVLRIGFTDERRLPYTMRRFRRLLHKAHLTPGEVQFLRGFLHQSRWYAAHGRRKTDPEA from the coding sequence ATGGACTGGCTCAGAAACATCCGCGTCGTGCTGGTAGGCAGCCAGGAGCCCATGAACGTGGGGGCTGTGGCGCGGGCCATGCAGAACTTCGGCCTGGAGGACCTCTGGCTGGTAGCCCCCGAGCCCAGGGTGCTGGAGGACCTGGAAAAACCCCCCAAGGACTCCCTAGCCTACCGTTTGGCGGTGCACGCCGAGGAGGTGCTGGCGGGCCTGAAGGTGGCGACGCGGCTGCCCGAGGCAGTGGCCGAGGCCCGGCTGGTGGTAGGCACCACCGTGCGCGAGCGGGAGATATACACCGGCCCCCTGGTGGGGCCCAGGCCCATGGCTGAGGCAGTGGCCCGCGTAGCACCACAAGGGGTGGTGGCGCTGGTCTTCGGCCGAGAGACCTCGGGCCTTACCAAGGAGGAGATCGACCTTTCCCAGCTTATCGTGCGCATCCCTACCTCGCCCAAGCAGCCCAGCCTCAACCTGGCCCAGGCGGTGCTCATCCTGTGCTACGAGGTCTTCTGCCTGGCCCAGACCCCGCCCCCGCCCCTCCCCGACCCCCTGGCCGAGCGGGAGGCCCTGGAGCGCCTCTTCGAGGACCTGAGGGAGTACGTCTTGCGCATCGGCTTCACCGACGAGCGCCGGCTGCCCTACACCATGCGCCGATTCCGCCGCCTGCTGCACAAGGCCCACCTGACCCCGGGCGAGGTGCAGTTTCTGCGCGGCTTCCTCCACCAAAGCCGCTGGTACGCCGCCCACGGACGGCGCAAGACCGACCCCGAGGCCTAG
- a CDS encoding ABC transporter permease — protein MLELFLAEFWRNLLSLRRYPMELLGGVVTLSLIFYLLFLGARFLAGPGAEFGGRLEAVLVGYLLWTFTLFAYNSLSFGLMEESQTGTLEQVFLTPYGPIPLFLVRNLAGLFAQGILVFLIALVLMALTGARLSFAPLVVLPFLAVLLGGYGLGFAMGALALLYKRIGQLLGLSQFLLLFLLQAPGGFPFSLLPLAPGAALAREMLAGGAPLEATALLPAFLNGLFYLALGLFLFRRAVGRAKRLGLLHGY, from the coding sequence ATGCTTGAGCTTTTCCTGGCGGAATTCTGGCGAAACCTCCTGAGCCTGCGCCGCTACCCCATGGAGCTTTTGGGCGGGGTGGTCACCCTGAGCCTCATCTTCTACCTCCTCTTCCTGGGGGCCCGCTTCCTGGCCGGGCCTGGGGCGGAGTTCGGCGGCAGGCTGGAAGCGGTCTTGGTGGGCTACCTCCTCTGGACCTTCACCCTCTTCGCCTACAACAGCCTCTCCTTCGGCCTCATGGAGGAGTCCCAGACGGGCACCCTGGAGCAGGTCTTCCTCACCCCCTATGGCCCCATCCCCCTCTTCCTGGTGCGCAACCTGGCGGGGCTTTTCGCCCAGGGGATTCTGGTCTTCCTCATCGCCCTGGTGCTCATGGCCCTCACCGGGGCCCGGCTCTCCTTCGCCCCCCTGGTGGTCCTGCCCTTTTTGGCGGTGCTCCTGGGGGGGTACGGGCTGGGCTTCGCCATGGGGGCCCTCGCCCTCCTCTACAAGCGCATCGGGCAGCTTCTGGGCCTCTCCCAGTTCCTCCTCCTCTTTCTCCTGCAGGCCCCAGGGGGCTTCCCCTTCTCCTTGTTGCCCCTGGCCCCGGGGGCCGCCCTGGCCCGGGAGATGCTGGCAGGAGGCGCTCCCCTGGAGGCCACCGCCCTCCTTCCTGCCTTCCTGAACGGCCTCTTCTACCTGGCCCTGGGGCTTTTCCTCTTCCGCCGAGCGGTGGGCCGGGCCAAGCGGCTTGGGCTTCTCCATGGGTATTAG
- a CDS encoding RNB domain-containing ribonuclease encodes MAALVIYKGRPALAEEKGDKLELLLPDGGRARVRPKDVLLLHPGPASLDLKVPQGEAEAAWELLQGERVSLRELAELVYGAFTPEAAYGAFLLAQAGERFVLEGEGVRVRTREEVLALEEARKRKEERERAFQEALERFRTGRFLPEDRPFLAEVEALALGEKRESRVLKALGQPETPEAAHGLLLRLGLWLRENPHPRRLGLPLTPPELPVPPLPQEDRVDLTHLPAFAIDDEGSQDPDDALFAEKVAEGFRLLVHVADVAALAPPGSPLDEEAMRRGANLYLPEGTVPMLPLAVTQALGLGLGEVSPALTFELWVSEAGELLEERLYLSWVRVQRLTYGEALGVPALSPLRAVAQAFYRKRLAQGALDIQLPEVKVRVEESEVRLTPLPPYESRLWVREAMLLAGYAAAHLALREGLPFPFATQEAPSRRVEGEGLAAMWEQRKALRRAQLKAVPAPHKGLGLPLYAQVTSPLRRYLDLVAHQQLRAWLKGARPLSQGELLERVGAAEAVADLVREAERKSKLHWTLLYLKERGYEGPGVLVEKRGGQGVFLLPELALTAQVALSQPLPLNAAVVLRFLEADLAGLEGRFALAP; translated from the coding sequence GTGGCTGCGCTCGTCATCTACAAAGGCCGGCCTGCCCTGGCAGAGGAAAAAGGCGACAAGCTGGAGCTCCTCCTCCCCGATGGGGGCCGGGCCAGGGTTCGCCCCAAGGACGTGCTCCTCCTCCACCCAGGGCCTGCTTCCCTGGACCTGAAGGTGCCCCAGGGGGAGGCCGAGGCCGCCTGGGAGCTTCTGCAGGGGGAGCGGGTAAGTCTTCGGGAGCTGGCTGAGCTGGTCTATGGGGCCTTCACCCCGGAGGCTGCCTACGGGGCCTTCCTCCTGGCCCAGGCGGGGGAGCGCTTCGTGCTAGAAGGGGAGGGGGTGCGGGTCCGCACCCGGGAGGAGGTCCTGGCCCTGGAGGAGGCCAGAAAGCGCAAGGAGGAGCGGGAGAGGGCCTTCCAGGAGGCCCTGGAGCGCTTTCGCACCGGCCGTTTTCTCCCCGAGGACCGCCCCTTCCTCGCCGAGGTGGAGGCCCTGGCCCTGGGGGAGAAGCGGGAAAGCCGGGTGCTCAAGGCCCTGGGCCAGCCCGAGACCCCGGAGGCCGCCCACGGGCTCCTCCTCCGGCTTGGCCTTTGGCTTCGGGAAAACCCCCATCCGCGCCGGCTGGGCCTTCCCCTCACGCCCCCAGAGCTTCCCGTGCCCCCCTTGCCCCAGGAGGACCGGGTGGACCTCACCCACCTTCCCGCCTTCGCCATAGACGACGAGGGGAGCCAGGACCCGGACGACGCCCTCTTTGCCGAGAAGGTGGCGGAGGGGTTCCGCCTCCTGGTGCACGTGGCCGATGTGGCCGCCCTGGCGCCCCCGGGAAGCCCCCTGGACGAGGAGGCCATGCGCCGGGGGGCCAACCTCTACCTGCCCGAGGGCACGGTGCCCATGCTCCCCTTGGCCGTCACCCAGGCCTTGGGCCTGGGGCTGGGGGAGGTTTCCCCCGCCCTCACCTTTGAGCTTTGGGTCTCGGAGGCGGGGGAGCTCCTGGAGGAAAGGCTTTACCTGAGCTGGGTGCGGGTGCAAAGGCTCACCTACGGGGAGGCCCTGGGGGTGCCTGCGCTTTCCCCCCTAAGGGCGGTGGCCCAGGCCTTTTACCGCAAGCGGCTTGCCCAAGGGGCCCTGGACATCCAGCTTCCCGAGGTGAAGGTGCGGGTGGAGGAGAGCGAGGTGCGCCTCACGCCCCTGCCCCCTTACGAGAGCCGCCTCTGGGTGCGGGAGGCCATGCTCCTGGCGGGGTATGCCGCCGCGCACCTGGCCCTGCGGGAGGGGCTTCCCTTCCCCTTCGCCACCCAGGAGGCCCCAAGCCGCCGGGTGGAGGGGGAGGGCCTGGCTGCCATGTGGGAGCAGCGCAAGGCCCTAAGGCGGGCCCAGCTCAAGGCGGTTCCCGCCCCCCACAAGGGGCTTGGCCTGCCCCTTTACGCCCAGGTGACGAGCCCCCTAAGGCGCTACCTGGACCTGGTGGCCCACCAGCAGCTCAGGGCCTGGCTCAAGGGGGCAAGGCCCCTTTCCCAAGGGGAGCTTCTGGAGCGGGTGGGGGCGGCGGAGGCGGTGGCCGATCTGGTGCGGGAGGCGGAGCGCAAGAGCAAGCTCCACTGGACCCTCCTCTACCTGAAGGAAAGGGGCTATGAGGGGCCGGGGGTCTTGGTGGAAAAGCGGGGTGGACAGGGGGTTTTCCTCCTACCGGAGTTGGCCCTCACCGCCCAGGTAGCCCTCTCCCAGCCCCTGCCCCTGAACGCGGCGGTCGTGCTGCGCTTTTTGGAGGCCGATTTAGCAGGTCTGGAGGGCCGCTTTGCCTTGGCGCCCTAG
- a CDS encoding ABC transporter ATP-binding protein translates to MDNALLEAHGLHKRFGALEAVKNVSLALRPGEVLAFLGKNGAGKTTTVKILSSLLLPDRGEVRLLGKDPFKDPWALRHLGAVLEGNRNVYWRLTPLENLVYFGVARGLRLASARKRALALLEEYGLLDKAQVEVRHLSRGMQQKLALLQALIHDPEVLLLDEPTLGLDVETALLVQEKVRALARAGKALLLTTHQLEVAEALADRVAIIHRGEVVLVEDKERLLARFAGNHYVLELESPPPPAVLARLRALGVEGEGPFLFRGDGEALWQVLEALRPLPLKRVARAEADLLEVFLKVVGHA, encoded by the coding sequence ATGGACAATGCCCTCCTCGAGGCCCACGGGCTTCACAAGCGGTTTGGGGCCCTGGAGGCGGTGAAGAACGTAAGCCTTGCCCTCCGCCCCGGGGAGGTCCTGGCCTTCTTGGGCAAGAACGGGGCCGGCAAGACCACCACGGTGAAGATCCTCTCCAGCCTCCTCCTTCCCGACCGGGGGGAGGTGCGCCTCCTGGGGAAAGACCCCTTCAAGGACCCCTGGGCTCTGCGCCACCTGGGGGCGGTGCTGGAGGGGAACCGCAACGTGTACTGGCGGCTTACCCCCCTGGAGAACCTGGTCTACTTCGGGGTGGCCCGGGGGTTGCGCCTGGCCTCGGCCCGGAAGCGGGCCCTGGCCCTTCTGGAGGAGTACGGCCTTTTGGACAAAGCCCAGGTGGAGGTGCGCCACCTCTCCCGGGGCATGCAGCAGAAGCTGGCCCTCCTCCAGGCCCTCATCCACGACCCCGAGGTGCTCCTCCTGGACGAACCCACCCTGGGCCTGGACGTGGAAACCGCCCTTTTGGTGCAGGAGAAGGTGCGGGCCCTGGCCCGGGCGGGCAAGGCCCTCCTCCTCACCACCCACCAGCTGGAGGTGGCCGAGGCCCTGGCCGACCGGGTGGCCATCATCCACCGGGGGGAGGTGGTGCTGGTGGAGGACAAGGAACGCCTCCTGGCCCGCTTCGCCGGGAACCACTACGTGCTGGAGCTGGAGTCCCCTCCCCCTCCCGCGGTCCTGGCCCGGCTCCGGGCCCTGGGGGTGGAGGGGGAAGGGCCCTTCCTCTTCCGGGGGGACGGGGAGGCCCTGTGGCAGGTGCTGGAAGCCCTAAGGCCCCTGCCCCTCAAGCGGGTGGCCCGGGCGGAAGCGGACCTTCTGGAGGTCTTCTTGAAGGTGGTGGGCCATGCTTGA
- a CDS encoding sensor histidine kinase: protein MQAVPSLYRLIRLYRLVLPLAIVLVVVLFELSLGPYEGQPAAFWLRLGFYGLVGPLVTWMTLEWIAQQVQEREEAQRALEEVNRRLLTAGNILRRASAADNLEQALSAAAQEVARALGREVAISLEGVRATSAGFVPTQVYEMPLPGMAGRLEVALPPPLSADEKNFLGVLATEVAGALESARSRSRDLLTLYEVDQALRAEANLERLLERLLERILDWAQAGGGGVLLLDEEGFLQPQAMRNLSLSPHAFLPQGPWKEALEAPVFVETQLLAVPLREKSVVGLLLIQGEAENLRQRLPFLRFLAAQVTLAVRNAQAYLRAEELALTEERNRIAREIHDGVAQALAFMALKLDLAERLLESDPSRAREELQQVKDTLRAQIREVRRSIFALRPIDLERYGFLESVRRYAQAFAEQAGFRIRLSLPEKIGLSQASELVLFRVLQEALANAAKHGRPSLVQITLTPLGERGGVLEVRDNGKGFRADHTPNSMGGFGLMQMRERVEARGGQFWVESLEGQGTLVRAELPF, encoded by the coding sequence ATGCAAGCGGTGCCGAGCCTGTACCGGCTCATCCGGCTGTACCGGCTGGTGCTGCCGCTGGCCATTGTGCTGGTGGTGGTGCTGTTCGAGCTCTCCCTGGGGCCCTACGAGGGGCAGCCCGCGGCCTTCTGGCTGCGCCTGGGATTCTACGGCCTGGTGGGGCCTCTGGTTACCTGGATGACCCTGGAGTGGATCGCCCAGCAGGTACAGGAGCGCGAGGAGGCGCAGCGGGCGCTGGAGGAGGTCAACCGGCGGCTTCTTACAGCGGGCAACATCCTGCGGCGGGCCTCGGCTGCAGACAACCTGGAGCAGGCCCTGTCGGCCGCAGCCCAGGAGGTGGCCCGGGCCCTGGGGCGCGAGGTGGCCATCTCGCTCGAGGGGGTGCGGGCCACCTCGGCGGGCTTCGTTCCCACCCAGGTCTACGAGATGCCCCTGCCGGGGATGGCGGGGCGGCTCGAGGTCGCCCTTCCCCCACCCCTCTCCGCAGACGAGAAGAACTTCCTGGGGGTGCTGGCCACCGAGGTGGCCGGGGCGCTGGAGTCGGCCCGTTCCCGCAGCCGGGACCTGCTCACCCTTTACGAGGTCGACCAGGCGCTGCGGGCCGAGGCCAACCTGGAGAGGCTTTTGGAAAGACTTCTGGAGCGCATCCTGGACTGGGCCCAGGCTGGGGGCGGAGGGGTGCTGCTTTTGGACGAGGAGGGCTTTTTGCAGCCCCAGGCCATGCGCAACCTATCCCTCTCGCCCCACGCCTTCCTCCCCCAAGGCCCCTGGAAGGAGGCCCTGGAGGCCCCGGTCTTCGTGGAGACACAGCTTCTGGCCGTGCCGCTCAGGGAAAAAAGCGTGGTGGGCCTCCTGCTGATCCAGGGCGAGGCCGAGAACCTGCGCCAGCGGCTGCCCTTCCTGCGCTTCCTGGCTGCCCAGGTTACGCTGGCCGTGCGCAACGCCCAGGCCTACCTGAGGGCCGAGGAGCTGGCCCTGACCGAGGAGCGCAACCGCATCGCCCGCGAAATCCACGACGGGGTGGCGCAGGCCCTGGCCTTCATGGCCCTCAAGCTCGACCTGGCCGAGCGCCTGCTGGAAAGCGACCCCAGCCGGGCGCGGGAAGAGCTGCAGCAGGTCAAGGACACCCTGCGCGCCCAGATCCGCGAGGTGCGGCGGAGCATCTTTGCTTTGAGGCCCATTGACCTCGAGCGCTACGGCTTCCTGGAGTCGGTGCGGCGCTACGCCCAGGCCTTTGCCGAGCAGGCCGGTTTTCGCATCCGGCTCAGCCTACCGGAGAAAATCGGGCTTTCCCAGGCCTCGGAGCTGGTCCTTTTTCGGGTTTTGCAGGAGGCCCTGGCCAACGCGGCCAAGCACGGCAGGCCTAGCCTGGTCCAGATCACCCTCACGCCCCTGGGCGAACGGGGCGGGGTGCTGGAGGTGCGCGACAATGGCAAGGGGTTCAGGGCAGACCACACCCCAAACAGCATGGGCGGCTTCGGCCTGATGCAGATGCGCGAGCGGGTCGAGGCTCGAGGAGGGCAGTTTTGGGTGGAGTCCCTCGAGGGACAGGGAACCCTGGTGCGGGCCGAGCTGCCCTTCTGA
- a CDS encoding MBL fold metallo-hydrolase: MKPLPVLNVGYRSTNYWLVGEGPKRLLVDLGWPGTLGALRMALRRAGVGLEAVGYGLATHYHIDHAGLAQELKEAGMTLLVMETQVAAIPEMKRWTKPQDGYREIRPQGNRILGFGESRAFLEALGIPGEILPTPGHTAHCVSLLLDDGRAFTGDLPPEEGAWDNPLALQSWALLRARGAKWVYPGHGPVRPLE; the protein is encoded by the coding sequence ATGAAGCCCCTGCCGGTGCTGAACGTGGGCTACCGCTCCACCAACTACTGGCTGGTGGGGGAGGGTCCCAAGCGCCTCCTGGTGGACCTGGGCTGGCCCGGCACCCTGGGGGCCCTGAGGATGGCCCTGCGCCGGGCCGGGGTGGGCCTGGAGGCGGTGGGCTACGGCCTGGCCACCCATTACCACATAGACCATGCCGGCCTGGCCCAGGAGCTTAAGGAGGCGGGCATGACCCTTTTGGTCATGGAAACCCAGGTGGCGGCCATCCCCGAGATGAAGCGCTGGACCAAGCCCCAGGACGGCTACCGGGAGATCCGGCCCCAGGGGAACCGGATTTTGGGCTTTGGGGAAAGCCGGGCCTTTTTGGAGGCCTTGGGCATCCCCGGGGAGATCCTCCCCACCCCCGGGCACACGGCGCACTGCGTAAGCCTGCTTCTGGACGATGGCCGGGCCTTCACCGGCGACCTCCCTCCTGAGGAGGGGGCCTGGGACAACCCCCTGGCCCTCCAGAGCTGGGCCCTCCTGCGGGCCCGGGGGGCAAAGTGGGTGTATCCCGGGCACGGGCCGGTGCGCCCCTTAGAATGA
- the ilvD gene encoding dihydroxy-acid dehydratase encodes MRSDIIKKGPKQAPARAMLRAVGIGDEEFKLPWVGIVNTWTEGMPCNFHLRELAADLKAAAREAGFQTFEFGAPAISDGISMGTVGMRASLISREVIADSIELIAQGYLYDGMVALVACDKTNPGGMMGVIRANVPSLVLYGGSIAPGVLRGKKQTIVSVFEAVGEYAAGKISEEELLEVERTAVPGPGACGGQYTANTMAMVLEVMGFSPIGYNAIPAVAPEKKEAGRRAMRILADAIRHGRTPKSFLTKKSFTNAIAAVAATGGSTNAVLHLLAVAREAGIKLTLEEFDKISRKTPVIADMRPWGQYTAWELWEAGGIPLVIRRLIEGGLIDGDQMTISGKTLWEETKDAQETPGQKVVATAQNPFKPEGGLRVLKGTLAPEGAVLKLVGTETKVFRGPARVFDGEEAAMKAVLKKKIKPGDVVVIRYEGPKGAPGMPEMLSVTSALVGEGLGPYVALVTDGRFSGGTRGLMIGHVAPEAQVGGPIALVEEGDIISIDCDRGILDLEVSPKELAKRARAWKPPKPHYKTGLFARYAALVSSAREGAVLLRPE; translated from the coding sequence ATGCGCTCCGACATCATCAAAAAAGGCCCCAAGCAAGCCCCAGCCCGGGCCATGCTCCGGGCGGTGGGCATTGGCGACGAGGAGTTCAAGCTCCCCTGGGTGGGCATCGTCAACACCTGGACCGAGGGGATGCCCTGCAACTTCCACCTGCGGGAGCTGGCCGCCGACCTCAAGGCGGCCGCCCGGGAAGCGGGCTTCCAAACCTTTGAGTTCGGCGCCCCGGCCATCTCCGACGGCATCAGCATGGGCACGGTGGGCATGCGGGCCTCCTTGATAAGCCGCGAGGTCATAGCTGATTCCATCGAGCTCATCGCCCAGGGCTACCTCTACGACGGGATGGTGGCCCTGGTGGCCTGCGACAAGACCAACCCCGGGGGCATGATGGGGGTGATCCGGGCCAACGTGCCCAGCCTGGTGCTCTATGGAGGCTCGATTGCCCCCGGAGTCCTCCGCGGCAAGAAGCAGACCATCGTCTCGGTTTTCGAGGCGGTGGGCGAGTATGCCGCAGGAAAAATCAGCGAGGAGGAGCTTTTGGAGGTGGAGCGCACCGCGGTTCCCGGCCCTGGGGCCTGCGGAGGGCAGTACACCGCCAACACCATGGCCATGGTGCTGGAGGTGATGGGCTTCTCCCCCATCGGCTACAACGCCATCCCTGCCGTAGCCCCGGAGAAAAAGGAGGCCGGGCGCCGGGCCATGCGGATTCTGGCCGATGCCATTCGGCATGGCCGCACACCCAAAAGCTTCCTCACCAAGAAGTCCTTCACCAACGCCATCGCAGCGGTGGCCGCCACTGGGGGCTCCACCAACGCGGTGCTGCACCTTCTGGCCGTGGCCCGGGAGGCCGGCATCAAGCTCACTTTGGAGGAGTTCGATAAGATCTCGCGCAAGACCCCCGTTATCGCTGACATGCGCCCCTGGGGGCAGTACACCGCCTGGGAGCTTTGGGAGGCTGGGGGTATTCCCCTGGTCATTCGGCGGCTTATAGAAGGCGGGCTCATCGATGGCGACCAGATGACCATAAGCGGCAAGACCCTGTGGGAAGAGACCAAGGACGCCCAGGAGACCCCCGGGCAAAAAGTGGTCGCCACCGCCCAGAACCCCTTCAAGCCCGAGGGCGGCCTGCGGGTGCTGAAGGGCACGCTGGCCCCGGAGGGGGCTGTGCTCAAACTGGTCGGCACCGAGACCAAAGTCTTCCGCGGCCCGGCCCGGGTCTTCGACGGCGAGGAGGCGGCCATGAAGGCCGTGTTGAAGAAAAAGATCAAGCCCGGGGACGTGGTGGTCATCCGCTACGAGGGGCCCAAGGGAGCCCCGGGGATGCCCGAGATGCTCTCGGTGACCTCGGCCCTGGTGGGCGAGGGGCTTGGCCCCTATGTGGCGCTGGTAACGGATGGACGTTTCTCGGGGGGCACGAGGGGGTTGATGATTGGCCACGTGGCCCCCGAGGCCCAGGTGGGCGGCCCCATCGCCCTGGTCGAGGAAGGGGATATCATATCCATCGACTGCGACCGGGGAATTCTGGACCTCGAGGTCTCCCCAAAAGAGCTCGCCAAGCGGGCCAGGGCCTGGAAGCCGCCCAAGCCCCACTACAAAACCGGCCTGTTCGCCCGCTACGCTGCTCTGGTGAGCAGTGCTCGAGAGGGGGCGGTGCTCCTGAGGCCCGAGTAG